A region of the Flavobacteriaceae bacterium MAR_2010_188 genome:
CCTAACTTTTTGGGCCTCTTTATCAGCAGTAATCAATCTAAATTCATATTCCAAGGATTCTTGTTCTTGTTTCAATTTTCTTTCAATTGCGTCCTTTATTGTTGGTGGCAAGGTTACATCCCTTACCAAAACATCATTCAATTGAATGTATTGATCTTGAACAATCTTCTTGGTTTCATCAAAGATTTCAGCTTGTATTGCATCTCTCTTGCTAGAATATAATTGTTCTGGCGTATAACGACCAACAACACTACGCGCTGCAGACCTAATTGCGGGAAGTAGAATCCTCTCCTTGTACATTTCACTTTTCTCTTGATGAAGTTTTCCTAAATCTTCATATCTAGGTTGAAACCATACCGAAGCATCTAATTTAATATCCAATCCGTTGGATGATAAAACGTTCATTTTTTCAAAAAGCTCTTGTTGTCTTACCTCATAAACAAAAACCCTATTCCAAGGCGCAATAACATGAAACCCTTCGCCTAATGGAGGTTCATCAGTAACGACTCCTTCGTCGAAAGTTCTATAAAGAACCCCTGCTTCGCCTGAATCTATCGTTATTGCAGATTTAGCGATTAAAATCAATAATAAAACTATACCTATCACAACAGGCAAAGCAATCTTTGGTAATCTTTCCATTTTTCTAGTTTAAATTAATCCGTTATATTTTCTTATGAACCATTCTGAGGCGAGGCTCAGAACTATGATTGCGAGTAGATATTTCCAATCGATTAAAGGTACGATATTTTTGTTGCTTTTCTGGATTGTAGCGTACCTAGAATCATTAATTAAATCATTGATTATAGAAGAAGAATTGTCGATAAAATAAGATTTACCATTACTATTGGTCGCCAATTGGTTTAGTCGGTTTACATCGGCATTTAAAAACTGCTGTTCTACATTATAGTCCAATATTGAAATTTGTCCCGAACGTGAAAGATTTTCTCCGCTTACGCTTACCGTAAAATCATAATCGCCAGG
Encoded here:
- a CDS encoding Regulator of protease activity HflC, stomatin/prohibitin superfamily, translated to MERLPKIALPVVIGIVLLLILIAKSAITIDSGEAGVLYRTFDEGVVTDEPPLGEGFHVIAPWNRVFVYEVRQQELFEKMNVLSSNGLDIKLDASVWFQPRYEDLGKLHQEKSEMYKERILLPAIRSAARSVVGRYTPEQLYSSKRDAIQAEIFDETKKIVQDQYIQLNDVLVRDVTLPPTIKDAIERKLKQEQESLEYEFRLITADKEAQKVRIEAQGKADANDILSASLNDQILRDKGIEATIKLAESPNAKVIVIGSGEGGLPIILGNQ